The region attctttagagtttcaagatgtaaccttacttgaatccttgtctaattatatacactacaacaccaccatgaaatcccactaagagattcatggaattacatctaACTCATGCCACATCCATGTTCTCACACCATATTCCACATGTTATCTCATGACATccaaatctcatgccaatactCAACCAACCAGCCATGATTCATGATTTAATTCATACCAAGCTCATCAATTCCAGTTCATAAAATCTCATAAGACATGCATAGTCATATACCTCATGCATTTACATGATATACATCCAATCACAAATTAAATAGGGGAATTAGAAACAAGTTTGCACCATTCTCACTTAGGCTAGAAGTCTTCACCCAAGCGATAGAGACTCTCTCGCTAAAGCTAGgcattctcgcctgagcaagagcTTCTACAATGGCATAGTGAGCGTTCTGCGAGTTCTCGCCTAAGCGGGACCTTTTCGTCTAAGTGAGATTGCTCTTCGCCCAAAACTGAagtccctcgcctgagcgagatgattCGTCGCTCAAAACGAAAGTTCTTCGCTTGAGTGAGAGTTCAAGCAGAAACTAGGACGAGCTTCTGTTattctcacctaggcgagacagACTCATTTGGGAGAAAATTCCAGTTCTTGCCACTGTTCACACATGCAAGTCGAAAAAATAGTGCTAAGCAACATCCATTTCAGCCTCATATAAGCACAAACATCAACCAGGcattttaaatatgaaacaGACGCAAAAACAAGCAATATACTACAAAAACGTGAAAAtcatagcttcccttaccttaaccAAAACTACTGTGAAAGGGGTGTAGACACTAACAAAAGGAGCACCACAACTCTAAGAACACCAGAAGACAGAAAAGAAATGGACATCAGCACAAATGTGAGGTTCTAGAAAGAACCCATTACAAAACTAGCGCAAAAGaactggaaaaaaaaagaaaggtggAAGTTGAAGCTCAACTCACATGGAGGAAACGTCGTTTGGTCAACTTGGAAAAGGATCCCACAACTGTCCTAGCAGAACTTCTGAAAAGAGAGGAAAGGGTGAGGTGATTCAGCTTTGGGAGACAGAATGAAAGTGAATGGGTAGCTGGGGGTTCTAAAGTTACTAAGGAGGTCAAGCCTAAATTTATAAGACAGAAAGAAATGGGGTCTCACATAATTCACATTTTATTCTAACCTAATTTATactagttatattttattttaaattacttttataataaaaaataagatgataatctttcatttttattaattaaagcattttcttaatatatcaAACCCCTCACATCATCATTAACTTTCCTATCAAATATCTTTATTTCTCAAAATCTTTGttttaatctaaataaaatttttttaccctTCTTTCACATTAAATcactactaaaattttaaattttaacgtcAATTTTACGCGTAAATAAGAGGCGGTTTAAACTCTCATAATTCTATTTTTCCTTCATTATTTAACTAATAGAATTTGGCGTCACAAAAACATTATaacatcaatttattttaactgtTGGAATAACTACtatcaaaattattaatgtcgattttaattgtcattaataaattttttttaaaaaaagttatatttaatatttagtgaCAATTGTCTCCctgactaaaaacataattttttagaaaaaaaaaattgataaaccTAAAATCTATTTCAATTAtccaaaacaaatttcaattaatcTTGTACAGTGTTTCGATGCATCTGACTACTTGTACAGTGTTTCGATGCATGCACCATGAGTCCCAACAACAACTCGTTACCCTACAATTTAATACATACATTATTAATCATTGATAttacagagaaaaaaataaagaacttGTTTTTAAATGTCGCATGTTAAACAAAACCTTTATGTTTTCTTCCAATTCTGAGCAATGCAGATTTGCAGATAAACATTCTCCACAGTCATGCATGTGCAAAATGTAAGCCAttcatcattttaattatatactCATAAAGCATACATAATCTATTTCTCTGCATAATCGAATAATGTTTCTACCAAATCCTTTCTTTATATATGGTTTATATATGGGTAGTCTAACCCAACTAGAAGTTTCATTGCATATAATCAAAGGGTTTTATGCTAACAAATAGATTTCTGGTGTACTAGCAAGGAGTTCTCGATCATTATCCTTAGACAAACGAAAATCAGGAAAATGGCATATGAATAATTCCTAATATTTGTACCATGTAAtgattaaaatagattttatccATTCTCAATCTTCTCACTCCTCAGATACACTCTGTTCTAAGTTTCGAGGGCTCTGTTATATTTCACATAAACTGAAAAATCGTAGACAATCATAAATTTCCAACAACACAAGAACTATTATGAAGAAAACATTTTCCCCTCAAATCTTATTTATACGAGTTGGCAAAATAATTAAACACAATGGTCCTGAATCTACTAGACCACGAAAAATACAAGTAAAACCAACAAAAACGACGAGGACTCTTCTAAACAGAGACATTCTAACACTCTAAATCGGCTGAAGTAACACAACCACTTTCTACATAGGATTCCTCCGAAACTTGTaacatagttaaaaaaaaaattaagaatacaaTGGTGGTGTGATATGAtaaggataataataaaagggGTAGGGTTCATAGACAGGAACAGGTACTTTTGGTGGCTCCACCTTTTCTTTCTCCTCTTTTGCTGGCCCAACAGAAACTAGTTCTGTGTGACACCATTTTCGTAGCTTCGATACTGCACTCACTGGATCAATCTCACCCAATAGCACCAACTTCATGTCTTTCAAGTCAACAGAAATTGAATCAACCCCTGCAAAATAGTTGCAAACACACTTAACTCATCATTGAATTCTTAACAAAACCTAAGcaaaaaaagagtgaaaacttttacatatatatctatatacCTGAAATGCCTGATGCTGTCTTCATAGCTTTTCGTTTGATCTTGTCATCGTGTAAGTCCATCTTTAACACCACTTTCTGTCACACAAACAACATTAAAGAGGTGTTATTTAAGACCCAGGAATCACTTTTTTTACATGGAAAACATGAAATTGAAAGGAAATAAAACACAGTATAATAATCTGTGAGAAAGTTCAAGAAAGTAAAGTTCTGACCTTCATTGGTTTTAAAGATTGGTAGTGATGAGAGCTAACTGAGCAAGAACTGCTTGATGAGAATTTCAAAGGTAGGTGAAGAGGTGAAGGTGAATTGGAATATTTATGGCTGAGTTTTTTAGCTATATTTATAGACCAACGATAACGTGTGGGGTCTggccaaatcaagtcaagtcaactactttatagtataattttgcaaatagttgtatttataaaatgtgtttgcagatagaaaaaaaaaagactatgtAGTATGGTACGGTCTACAAAACTTTAgtacaaattttgtttgttattcacGCCGTGAGAAGAGAACCGTGTCGTCTTTGAAATTCGAGGTTCACACTGTTCCTTCGAAGAAAATGCAGTCAATAATTGTATTGTCTAGAAGTGTTGTTGTATATGAAacacttcattttctttattcattCATTGTGATTGAGACTTTGTTTATACGAAGAAGATTAGTAAGGGATAGACAAAGTGAATTCGATCTACATAGTTTAAATTGgtttgaaaaaaattcaaatataatttgatcTAGTTAAAATGAATCTAAATTATAGATCTAATCTATTTTATTAGACCTAATTTGGATTTTGAAAAATCCAATCCATAGTCAACTAAGTATAGAAGGAGaacttaactaaaaaaaattaatctattgaattATATACCAAAATTTGAAACACAACTCAAGTAATTTATTATACTATATGTAATACTTTTTTAgcattttcattaaaaaaaagaatgatatCCACAATAACTATCACTTTATAgatattaatttgattattgtcatttttttggacttttttattaagttagaagtatttaatttacattttcatGTAGCCTATTGATAACTTGACTGCCATATTATAGAAGTCAATGATGAGGGGACACTGAGAAGGGACATTGGTATGAGATGGACAATAAATACATCGATTAAGCTCAATTTGAgaaatatgtaataaattattgttagttTGATTTCATGAGTgttttaaataaactaaattattttagttttatctcAATATCATTTTGGccaactttaaaaaataaaagtaatatataaatatatatatatatatatatatatatatatatatatatatatatattatgtttttaatacgatgctttatttttgtaaatattatttttatttttattttatgaaaaggATCCACCTATACATTTATGAGTTGAACTGTCTAAACAATGAAAAAGTAACTAGAACAAAAGGTGTTTTAACTCAATTTCagccacaattttttttagtatactATATTTTACAGatattttttatccatttattaCATAAAACCTATGTTAACAATTTTAATGATAGTGAGACATGAGGAACCAGAGATGTAGAGGTGGGAGTGATATAGACAAGCAAAAGTCGAAATTTTATGCtgtagaaaattaaaagaaaatgaaaaaaaaaatttaaagaaaatatttcaacaaataacaaacaactatattttttttcttcttctgatttaacgaaaaaaaattttaataatttttctctttACTTTTTTCTCTTAATGTGAAAAATTGGGTAATTTCCTATTGTGCTGTTTGGATTACGTATGCAGCAAAACCAAGTCCACAAAGGAAGCGTGTCTTTCCACACTCTCTTCTAAATTCTAAGTCATTGTCaaaagtatttataattcatttatttagtcATTGCTGTTGTTAAACTGAAAAGGACATATTCGCGagactttatattttatatttgtttacagtcaaaatcatatataatagCCCATTAAACTATctactaattttatatttgttttttaaaaagataatgcaacaaaaattttataaacattttctAAAAGTAATATGCTATTTGTAACGtcctatttaattaataagcatAATTAAAAGAATGCCACACACAAATAGTACAATGGCGTAGTCCTGGAGTTTAAAACTCAACTCCTTACATTTCaagacacaccacgatgtccaaaagaaaatt is a window of Vigna unguiculata cultivar IT97K-499-35 chromosome 4, ASM411807v1, whole genome shotgun sequence DNA encoding:
- the LOC114181427 gene encoding heavy metal-associated isoprenylated plant protein 39-like, which gives rise to MKKVVLKMDLHDDKIKRKAMKTASGISGVDSISVDLKDMKLVLLGEIDPVSAVSKLRKWCHTELVSVGPAKEEKEKVEPPKVPVPVYEPYPFYYYPYHITPPLYS